The genomic stretch GCACTGTCCTGCTCGCAACCGGGGTGGTGAACAATAGGCCCGACGGGATCGACGACCAGCTGCATGATGAAGCCATGTCGCGCGGCCTGATCCGCTATTGCCCGGTGTGCGACGGTTACGAGGTTACGGACAAGCGTGTCGCGGTCATCGGCACCGGAGATCACGGCACGGCAGAGGCGCAATTCATCCGCGGCTTCACCGCAGACCTCACCCTCGTCTCCCCGAATGGAGACCACGATCTGAGTGAAACTTGTTCAAGGGCGCTGGACGATGCCGGAATTGCCCGGGTCGCGGGGCCATGCGGCGGCTTCGCGATCGAGGGCGAACGGATCGCATTCGATACCGCCGACGGCCGCATGTCTTTCGACTCGCTCTACCCCGCGCTCGGATCGTTGGTCCGCTCCGGCCTCGCCCGGTCTTGCGGGGCCGAGGTCGGAGAAAACGACTGCATCAGGGTGGACGATCACCTGGAGACCAGCGTCCCCGGGCTATTCGCAGCGGGTGACGTCGTGATCGGGCTGGACCAGATCAGCCATGCGATGGGACAGGCAGGCGTCGCCGCCACCACGATCCGCAACCACCTGGCCGAAACGCGCCCGCTCAGGCGCTAGGAAGGCCGCCCCGTCGCCGCGGGGTGATGAGCCGCGTCACACCATAGGACGTACCGAAAGCAAGCGCGCTGACCGCGCCGCCGAACAGCAGGTCGCCGCCGTGCAGGACTGCACTGTCCTGTCCATCGAGCAAGACCAGGAACGTCGCGGCGATAGGGGCCGCAGTCGACAGCAGCTGGCGGAAGAACGGCTTCACCGCAGGCGAATATTTGGCGATTGCGAAACTCAGCCCGGCCGAACCGGCGAGGCTGGCAGAAGCGAAGGTGAGAGCGTGGTCGAGCAGCACTGGCATTCTCCATGAGACACGTTAATGCCCATGTGTATTGCAATGCTAATACAGTAAGTCAATCGTCGGCAAAATCCGCGCCGATGACCAGCCTTTCGGCATCCCAGCCAATCACCGCGTCCTTCGTCATCGGGACCATGAAGGTCTTCATGCCCTTTGCCGGGACAGGATCCTTGGCGATCTCGACGATGTCGGTGGCGCCGAAGTTCTCGACTGCGACGACCGTGCCGACCCTTGCACCGGCATCGGTTTCGACCGCCAGCCCGATCAGGTCTGCGTGATAATACTCGCCCTCGCCCAGTTCGGGCAGCGCGTCGCGCAAAACAGTAAGGGCAGTGCCTCGCAGCTGCTCGGCAGAGGTGCGATCCTTCACCTCGGCAAAGCGCGCGATGGCACCGCCCTTGTTGTCGCTGCGTATTTTTACGAGGGTCAGCGCTCCCTCGTTGAAGCTGTCATGGGCTTTCAGCGCGTCCACGCCATCACCCAGCAGCTTGAGACGGACTTCGCCCGCCACGCCATGCGCACCGGTAACGGCAGCCAGCGTGAGGGGCGTGTCCGACATGGACGAGATTACTCGCCCTTTTCTTCGGCTGCGTCTTCGGCAGCAGCTTCTTCAGCCGGTGCTTCTTCTGCAGCAGCTTCCTCGGCGGGAGCTTCTTCAGCAGCAACTTCTTCAGCGGCAGCTTCTTCAGCCGGAGCTTCGGCAGCAGCCTTGGCTTCTTCTTCGGCTGCCTTTGCAGCTTCTTCAGCTTCAGCGGCCTTTGCAGCCTTTTCTTCAGCGCGTTCCTTGGCAGCTTCGCCAGGCTCGGCCTTCTTCGGGTTGTTGCGCGGTGCACGCTCGAGGATGCCGGCGGCATCGAGGAAGCGGTGGACGCGGTCCGAAGGCTTCGCGCCAACCGACAGCCAGTGACGCGCACGGTCTTCGTTGAGCTTCACGCGCTCGCCCGAATCCTTGGGCAGCATCGGGTTGTAGGTGCCGATCTGCTCCAGGTACTTGCCGTCACGCGGGCTGCGCGAATCCGACACGACGATACGGTAGTAAGGACGCTTTTTCGCGCCACCGCGCGACAAACGAATTGCAACTGACATGTTATTACCTTTCCAGTCTAAACTTTTGAAATCACTTCTTATTCAATAAATCGCGAAGGTCCGGGGGGAGCGTGTTCGGATCGACCGAAGGACCGCCGGCACTACCACCGAAACCGCCCATGCCGCCCATTCCACCGGGTCCGCCAAGGCCCGGCATCGCGGCACCCATGCCGCCCTTGCCGAACAGGGCGCCAAGGCCCTTGAGCCCGCCCATCTTCTTGATCTGTTTCATCGCACGGGACATTTCCTGGTGCATCTTGAGCACCTTGTTCACGTCCTGCACCTGCGTGCCCGAACCGGCCGCAACGCGCTTCTTGCGCTTCGCATTCATCAGTTCGGGGCGTGCGCGTTCCTTGGCAGTCATCGAACCGATGATCGCGTCCATGTGCAGCAGGACCTTGTCGTCCATGTCCGACGCCGCGAGAGCCGCCTTGGCCTTCTTCATGCCCGGGAGCATTCCGGCCAGCATGCCGAGGCCGCCCATCTGCTGCATCTGGCGCAGCTGGGTGCGCAGGTCGTTGAGGTCGAACTGGCCCTTCGCCATGCGCTTGGCCAGCGCTTCGGCGTCTTCTTCCTTGATCGTCTGCGCGGCCTTTTCGACCAGGCTGACGACGTCGCCCATGCCGAGGATACGGCCGGCAACGCGCTTGGGATCGAACGCCTCGATCGCGTCGAGTTTCTCGCCCGTCCCTGCAAACTTGATCGGCTTGCCTGTGACATGCCGCATCGACAGCGCCGCACCGCCGCGCGCATCGCCGTCCATACGGGTCAGCACCACGCCGGTCAGCGGGACTTCGCCACTGAAGCTCTGGGCAACGTTGACCGCGTCCTGGCCGGTCAGGCTATCGACGACGAGCAGGACTTCGGTGGGTGCCGAAACACCGGCAACGGCCTTCATCTCTGCCATCAGCGCTTCATCGACGTGGAGGCGGCCCGCCGTGTCGAGCAGCAGCACGTCGAACGCCTGAAGCCGTGCCGATTCCATCGCGCGGCGCGCAATATCGACCGGCTGCTGGCCGGCAACGATCGGCAGGGTGGCGACATCGACCTGCTCGCCCAGCACCTTCAGCTGTTCCTG from Altererythrobacter epoxidivorans encodes the following:
- a CDS encoding NAD(P)/FAD-dependent oxidoreductase, translated to MASTVDDCIIVGAGPAGLTAAIYLARYRLDIRLFDCGTSRASWIPTSHNHAGFPDGINGEELLERMREQAAKYGALREPKRVTDLRKDGDCFIVSCDDEVFEASTVLLATGVVNNRPDGIDDQLHDEAMSRGLIRYCPVCDGYEVTDKRVAVIGTGDHGTAEAQFIRGFTADLTLVSPNGDHDLSETCSRALDDAGIARVAGPCGGFAIEGERIAFDTADGRMSFDSLYPALGSLVRSGLARSCGAEVGENDCIRVDDHLETSVPGLFAAGDVVIGLDQISHAMGQAGVAATTIRNHLAETRPLRR
- the rpsP gene encoding 30S ribosomal protein S16; translation: MSVAIRLSRGGAKKRPYYRIVVSDSRSPRDGKYLEQIGTYNPMLPKDSGERVKLNEDRARHWLSVGAKPSDRVHRFLDAAGILERAPRNNPKKAEPGEAAKERAEEKAAKAAEAEEAAKAAEEEAKAAAEAPAEEAAAEEVAAEEAPAEEAAAEEAPAEEAAAEDAAEEKGE
- the ffh gene encoding signal recognition particle protein; translation: MFDNLSDRLGGVFDRLRGRGALSEQDVRDAMREVRVALLEADVALPVARRFIDAVTERAIGQDVLRSVTPGQQVVKIVNDELVDMLGGTEVEGLKLDARPPVVIMMVGLQGSGKTTTTAKLAKLIREKHGKKAMMASLDVNRPAAQEQLKVLGEQVDVATLPIVAGQQPVDIARRAMESARLQAFDVLLLDTAGRLHVDEALMAEMKAVAGVSAPTEVLLVVDSLTGQDAVNVAQSFSGEVPLTGVVLTRMDGDARGGAALSMRHVTGKPIKFAGTGEKLDAIEAFDPKRVAGRILGMGDVVSLVEKAAQTIKEEDAEALAKRMAKGQFDLNDLRTQLRQMQQMGGLGMLAGMLPGMKKAKAALAASDMDDKVLLHMDAIIGSMTAKERARPELMNAKRKKRVAAGSGTQVQDVNKVLKMHQEMSRAMKQIKKMGGLKGLGALFGKGGMGAAMPGLGGPGGMGGMGGFGGSAGGPSVDPNTLPPDLRDLLNKK
- the rimM gene encoding ribosome maturation factor RimM (Essential for efficient processing of 16S rRNA) → MSDTPLTLAAVTGAHGVAGEVRLKLLGDGVDALKAHDSFNEGALTLVKIRSDNKGGAIARFAEVKDRTSAEQLRGTALTVLRDALPELGEGEYYHADLIGLAVETDAGARVGTVVAVENFGATDIVEIAKDPVPAKGMKTFMVPMTKDAVIGWDAERLVIGADFADD